A stretch of the Rufibacter tibetensis genome encodes the following:
- a CDS encoding DUF3826 domain-containing protein produces the protein MNNNLLMKMYWLLFGILLTVGVPAFSQHIKKTKEEEAAYFNVVNQRAGKIVASMKLADSAKAKRVQSIIAQQYQDLNSIHERRDAQLKAVKSGAEEGKAILSKKSIEEKSDQDLSKLHTKYVAKLSAELTPAQVDQVKDGMTYGVVPITYKGYLAMLPDLAEAQKAQIMTWLVEAREHAMDAGSSEKKHQWFGKYKGKINNYLSAEGYDLKKAGDDWAKRQKAEASAN, from the coding sequence ATGAACAATAATCTGCTTATGAAAATGTATTGGCTGTTATTCGGAATTTTACTGACTGTAGGTGTGCCTGCCTTCTCCCAGCATATAAAGAAAACGAAGGAAGAGGAAGCTGCTTACTTCAACGTCGTTAACCAGAGGGCCGGAAAGATTGTAGCTTCAATGAAGCTTGCGGACTCTGCAAAGGCGAAGCGCGTGCAATCTATCATTGCACAGCAGTATCAGGATTTGAACAGTATTCATGAAAGAAGAGATGCCCAGTTAAAAGCGGTTAAGTCTGGGGCAGAGGAAGGGAAAGCCATTTTAAGTAAGAAATCAATAGAGGAAAAGTCAGACCAGGACCTTTCCAAATTGCATACTAAATATGTAGCCAAGCTTTCGGCAGAACTCACCCCGGCCCAGGTGGACCAGGTGAAAGATGGTATGACTTACGGGGTAGTTCCTATCACCTACAAGGGTTACCTGGCGATGCTTCCTGACCTTGCCGAAGCGCAGAAAGCCCAGATCATGACGTGGTTGGTAGAAGCACGTGAACATGCCATGGATGCGGGCTCTTCCGAGAAAAAGCATCAGTGGTTTGGCAAGTATAAAGGTAAGATCAATAACTATCTTTCAGCCGAGGGATATGATCTTAAGAAAGCTGGGGATGATTGGGCAAAAAGGCAAAAAGCAGAAGCGTCCGCTAATTAA
- a CDS encoding RagB/SusD family nutrient uptake outer membrane protein translates to MMKRYIGYLATVILLGSCEDVLDKPDPNAITPALWSNEKQVTLYLNRLYDRSMPAQGFGANSANSDEAPGSGDTMYGRLTIDAIGNYSQPKYLDIREINIAIEEIEKGNLSREVKDMLQGQARVLRAWEYWELVKLYGGIPMVLTALNPYNDDLQMPRTKTSEAINIIIDDLDKAIAALPKSWGVSEYGRVTRGAAAALKSRVLLYWASPQFNPNNASDRWERAYTASKNAKQLLEQDGYGLMPNFDQIFLVEGNNNKEAIFKRPFDYSTNKIHTWENSVRPRVIGIDGGTNSNPTKQLVDAFPMANGLNITDPASRYDAVHYWKNRDPRFYSTIVYNGANYTVAGESADRKQWHYYYYTNDGKLVSTETQNPTTTGFYTRKAVNTSIAKDRVKQTDTDWIEIRFAEVLLNLAEAANEVGKTNEAYVELSKIRSRAKIKNENGLYGLKANMSTGEMREAIMLERQIEFAFENKRYWDLRRRNLFEKKLNGTRRLGIRTILKRQYSHASFLSIRDTVKLDTKFGTYFTVEPWLKDDQSAINYPQPKYNFFAIPKSILDRSPAVKQTQGWDNGSFNPYE, encoded by the coding sequence ATGATGAAAAGATATATCGGTTATTTGGCAACTGTAATATTGTTAGGCAGCTGTGAAGATGTCCTGGACAAGCCAGACCCTAATGCAATTACCCCCGCCTTATGGAGTAATGAGAAGCAGGTGACCCTTTACCTGAACCGATTGTATGATCGAAGCATGCCGGCACAAGGCTTCGGGGCGAATTCGGCCAACTCTGACGAAGCTCCCGGAAGTGGGGATACAATGTATGGCCGTCTTACTATTGATGCTATTGGGAATTATAGCCAGCCCAAATACTTAGACATCCGTGAGATAAACATCGCTATTGAAGAAATAGAGAAAGGTAATCTTTCAAGGGAAGTGAAAGATATGTTGCAGGGGCAGGCACGTGTATTGAGGGCTTGGGAGTACTGGGAATTGGTTAAACTGTATGGAGGTATCCCTATGGTTTTGACGGCTCTGAACCCTTATAATGACGATTTGCAAATGCCCCGTACGAAGACGTCAGAGGCTATCAACATCATCATAGATGATTTAGACAAAGCAATAGCTGCCTTGCCTAAATCCTGGGGGGTTTCTGAATACGGGCGTGTCACAAGGGGCGCGGCGGCGGCCTTGAAATCCAGGGTACTATTGTATTGGGCAAGCCCCCAGTTCAATCCCAATAATGCGTCTGACCGCTGGGAACGTGCCTACACCGCAAGTAAAAACGCCAAACAGTTACTTGAACAGGATGGGTATGGCCTCATGCCAAATTTTGATCAGATATTCCTTGTGGAAGGCAACAACAACAAGGAAGCTATCTTCAAGAGACCATTTGATTACTCCACCAACAAAATTCACACTTGGGAGAACTCGGTCCGCCCAAGGGTGATTGGGATAGATGGAGGAACGAACAGTAATCCCACGAAACAACTGGTGGATGCGTTTCCCATGGCGAATGGCCTGAACATAACTGATCCGGCTTCTCGCTATGATGCGGTGCATTACTGGAAGAACAGGGATCCCCGTTTTTACTCTACCATTGTATATAACGGAGCAAACTACACGGTGGCAGGTGAAAGTGCCGATCGCAAGCAATGGCATTATTACTATTATACCAATGATGGCAAATTGGTGTCTACTGAAACCCAGAACCCTACAACAACAGGGTTTTATACCAGAAAAGCAGTAAACACAAGTATTGCCAAGGATCGGGTAAAGCAAACCGACACTGATTGGATTGAGATACGCTTTGCGGAGGTTTTGCTGAATTTGGCAGAAGCCGCCAACGAAGTGGGAAAAACAAATGAGGCCTACGTGGAGTTGAGTAAAATCCGCAGTCGGGCTAAAATCAAAAATGAGAATGGCCTCTATGGCCTTAAAGCCAATATGAGTACAGGCGAAATGAGGGAAGCCATTATGCTGGAACGTCAGATAGAGTTCGCCTTTGAAAATAAGCGGTACTGGGATTTACGCCGCCGGAATCTGTTTGAAAAAAAGCTGAATGGTACGCGTCGCCTTGGTATCAGAACCATCCTGAAACGTCAGTATAGCCATGCTAGTTTCTTGAGTATCAGAGATACAGTGAAGTTAGATACCAAATTTGGTACTTACTTTACTGTGGAGCCCTGGTTGAAAGACGATCAATCGGCTATAAATTATCCACAGCCTAAGTATAATTTCTTTGCTATACCCAAAAGCATACTAGATAGAAGCCCAGCAGTCAAGCAGACACAAGGGTGGGATAATGGTTCCTTCAATCCTTATGAATAA
- a CDS encoding DUF6298 domain-containing protein translates to MNCNSSTFPQIKLLFYLIGFFALLSISAFTQVIAQTKLLPPVSVDAAGRLVYTPDAQGNRVPDFSYSGYMAGEQPIPDVPIRVVVPVINGDATHRIQAALDYVASLPKDRNGIRGAVLLEKGTHEVSGGLKIKTSGVVLRGSGMGAGGTVLLGSGQDRQTLLSIAGKDNRELKPAVKVTDGYVPVNASEVHVASPHSFKAGDQVLVHRPSTQEWIDVLDANDFGGNLGYIGWKPGERDIFWDRTIVAVKGTAITLDAPITTALDQQYGGGNVVPYNWSGRISQVGVENLTCRSTYDTRNPKDEAHRWMAITMENVSDAWVRQVVFEHFAGSAVAVLETAKRITVEDCKSLAPVSEIGGHRRYTFFTLGQQTLFQRLYAEYGYHDFAVGYCAAGPNAFVQCQSYLPYSFSGAIDSWASGILFDVVNVDGQALSLKNRMQEANGAGWSGANSMLWQCSASRIDCYKPPTANNWAFGVWAQFAGNGFWHEENSHITPYSLYYAQLSDRIGAQASERAQLQLIETNATSSPTVEQAAALTALAVKPGPVLSDWIDQASTRRAIPVNASAAKTIDKIGYKAPVPTKQPVKKGVQVQNGWLVHGKAVLTGKQYTVPWWRGTLQPLEIKKSKPHLTRYVPGRNGIGLTDELDEVARWMQAENMVAMDHNYGLWYDRRRDDHERVRRMDGEVWAPFYELPYARSGQGTAWDGLSKYDLTKFNYWYWSRLKQFADIADQKGLVLLHQNYFQHNILEAGAHYADFPWRTANNINGTGFPEPPPYAGEKRIFLAEQFYDIKDPVRRELHKAYIRKCLESFAGNTSVIQLISAEYTGPLAFTQFWIDTILEWEKETGKKANVGLSVTKDVQDAILSDPVRAAAVDLIDIRYWWYREDGSVYSPVGGQNLAPRQYARLNKPGKNSFESVYRTVQEFRERYPEKAVVYSAGGHDNHLAWGAFMAGGSLASLPPIREGGFLADAASMKPVSFSGTPPGQWFIGNGGKGYIVYSDSANPVMIDLSGHKGMYKARWIDPKDGHTLKKMEQVKGGKTLALKSPKSGPVVLWLTK, encoded by the coding sequence ATGAATTGCAACTCATCCACGTTTCCCCAAATCAAGCTTCTTTTTTACCTCATTGGTTTTTTTGCTTTACTTTCAATTTCTGCCTTTACCCAGGTTATAGCTCAGACCAAGCTATTGCCACCAGTCTCGGTTGACGCTGCCGGCCGCTTAGTTTATACGCCCGATGCCCAGGGGAACCGTGTGCCTGATTTTTCCTACAGCGGCTACATGGCAGGGGAGCAGCCCATACCGGATGTGCCCATCCGGGTAGTGGTTCCTGTGATAAACGGTGATGCGACACATCGTATACAGGCAGCATTGGATTACGTGGCATCTTTGCCTAAAGACCGAAATGGTATTCGAGGTGCTGTGTTGCTGGAGAAAGGAACACACGAAGTCTCCGGGGGATTAAAGATAAAGACCTCTGGTGTCGTGCTCCGGGGTAGCGGTATGGGAGCAGGTGGCACCGTCCTGTTGGGCAGTGGGCAGGATAGGCAGACCCTTCTCAGTATTGCCGGTAAGGATAACCGTGAACTCAAGCCTGCTGTAAAAGTTACCGATGGTTATGTGCCGGTGAATGCATCGGAAGTACATGTTGCCTCCCCTCACTCATTTAAAGCTGGCGACCAAGTGCTGGTGCATCGCCCCTCCACTCAGGAGTGGATCGATGTATTGGATGCAAACGATTTCGGAGGCAATCTCGGGTACATCGGCTGGAAACCGGGGGAGCGGGATATTTTCTGGGACAGGACTATTGTTGCCGTTAAGGGTACAGCCATAACCTTGGATGCGCCTATCACCACTGCCCTCGATCAGCAGTACGGGGGTGGGAATGTCGTCCCCTATAACTGGTCGGGGCGTATCTCCCAGGTAGGCGTAGAGAATTTAACCTGTCGTTCCACCTATGATACCCGCAACCCCAAAGATGAGGCGCACCGTTGGATGGCCATCACGATGGAGAATGTCAGTGATGCCTGGGTGCGACAGGTCGTATTTGAGCATTTTGCCGGGTCGGCAGTAGCTGTTTTGGAAACAGCCAAAAGGATAACGGTGGAAGACTGTAAATCCCTGGCGCCCGTGTCTGAGATCGGGGGGCACCGCCGGTATACCTTTTTTACGCTGGGGCAGCAAACGCTTTTCCAGCGCCTTTACGCCGAGTATGGGTACCATGACTTTGCCGTAGGCTATTGTGCTGCCGGGCCCAATGCCTTTGTGCAGTGCCAGTCCTACCTGCCCTACAGTTTCAGTGGTGCCATAGACAGTTGGGCATCGGGTATATTATTTGATGTGGTGAATGTGGACGGGCAGGCGTTAAGTCTCAAAAACCGGATGCAGGAAGCCAACGGCGCCGGTTGGAGCGGTGCCAACAGTATGTTGTGGCAGTGCTCAGCCTCCAGAATCGACTGCTATAAACCACCAACAGCTAACAACTGGGCTTTCGGTGTTTGGGCTCAGTTTGCCGGCAATGGGTTTTGGCATGAGGAAAACAGCCATATCACCCCTTACAGCCTGTATTATGCCCAGCTTTCTGACAGGATAGGAGCGCAAGCCTCTGAACGCGCGCAGTTGCAGCTGATCGAGACAAATGCGACTAGTAGCCCTACGGTGGAACAGGCGGCTGCCCTGACGGCGCTAGCAGTAAAGCCGGGCCCTGTGTTGTCTGACTGGATTGACCAGGCAAGTACAAGACGCGCGATTCCGGTAAATGCCTCCGCAGCCAAGACAATTGATAAGATCGGTTACAAGGCACCTGTTCCCACAAAACAACCCGTAAAGAAGGGAGTGCAAGTGCAGAATGGATGGTTAGTGCATGGGAAAGCCGTACTAACAGGTAAGCAGTACACTGTTCCGTGGTGGAGAGGCACATTGCAGCCCCTGGAAATCAAGAAATCCAAGCCGCACCTTACCCGTTACGTGCCAGGGCGAAACGGGATTGGGCTGACGGATGAGCTGGACGAGGTAGCCAGGTGGATGCAGGCTGAAAACATGGTAGCCATGGATCATAACTATGGCCTTTGGTATGATCGCCGGCGGGATGACCATGAGCGGGTGCGCCGCATGGACGGCGAGGTATGGGCTCCGTTCTACGAGCTCCCCTACGCGCGGAGCGGCCAGGGGACGGCCTGGGATGGTTTAAGTAAATACGATTTGACTAAGTTCAACTACTGGTACTGGAGCCGCCTGAAGCAATTTGCCGATATAGCGGACCAGAAAGGCCTGGTACTCCTTCATCAGAATTATTTCCAACATAACATCCTGGAGGCGGGGGCCCATTATGCGGACTTCCCCTGGCGGACGGCCAACAACATCAATGGGACAGGCTTCCCGGAACCCCCCCCTTACGCCGGTGAAAAAAGAATATTCCTGGCTGAGCAGTTTTATGACATCAAGGATCCTGTTCGGCGGGAACTGCATAAAGCCTATATCCGGAAATGCCTGGAGAGCTTCGCAGGGAACACCAGCGTGATTCAACTTATTAGTGCAGAATATACAGGGCCCCTGGCATTTACACAGTTCTGGATAGACACCATCCTGGAATGGGAGAAAGAGACAGGCAAGAAAGCAAACGTGGGGCTGAGTGTTACCAAAGACGTGCAGGATGCCATCCTGTCGGATCCGGTTCGCGCCGCTGCGGTGGACTTGATAGATATAAGGTACTGGTGGTACAGGGAGGATGGCAGCGTGTATTCTCCTGTAGGGGGGCAGAACCTCGCTCCACGGCAGTATGCAAGGCTGAATAAACCGGGAAAGAACTCCTTCGAATCAGTTTACCGTACGGTACAGGAGTTTCGCGAGCGGTATCCGGAGAAAGCGGTGGTCTACTCAGCAGGTGGCCACGACAACCACTTGGCATGGGGCGCCTTCATGGCGGGAGGTTCCCTGGCCAGCCTTCCCCCAATAAGGGAGGGGGGCTTCTTAGCGGATGCAGCCAGTATGAAGCCCGTTTCCTTTTCAGGTACCCCTCCGGGGCAGTGGTTCATCGGCAATGGCGGAAAAGGGTACATTGTTTATAGCGATTCTGCAAACCCGGTAATGATTGATTTGTCAGGACATAAAGGGATGTATAAAGCCCGTTGGATTGATCCGAAGGACGGCCATACCTTAAAGAAGATGGAGCAGGTAAAGGGTGGTAAAACCCTTGCGCTCAAAAGTCCGAAATCAGGCCCTGTCGTCTTATGGTTAACCAAATAG
- a CDS encoding SusC/RagA family TonB-linked outer membrane protein: MLQVFLFSATFSGAYAIEVSYGRAVLAKGVTVAPESKSSALIGKYLQAGQEKTITGRVTDDKGAPLIGVTVLVKGTTVATATNAQGDFSIATPQIGGNLVFSFIGFEPQDVSINGRSVINVSLAPSANQMEEVVVVGYGEQKRANVLGAVATLNPAEVQDIPAANLSTLLQGRMPGVNVGQSSGRPGAGTSLSIRTRGSWTAEEPLYVIDGFIREGGEGKEAFDLLDPSEVESISILKDAAAAVYGARGAGGVVLVKTKTGKAGKAKINYSGSYGINDARQVVDVLNAYDHALLVNNRLRITNPTNYATNKDWFTDDELDQFKTLDHNWLDGAWGNSSTVRHTLNMSGGSNRVRYFGGGSYYKENGNLEGAQYQKYTLRLGLDADITDNLTASFNLSSNNDVDRRPFNREDGGNDAMDGTFESLLQTPRWIPSYINGLPVGYNQYQHALEITNRGGYSKSEATSTVVNAALEYKVPFIQGLSLKGSYNQSKRSADGKSYRLPYELYSFVMKGGNNHIFTDEVARTTTVKNDNRISFDHTTSKNYQLNANVAYNRSFGLHNVGALLVYEQSEFESENFDALREDIVVEDFEQFGGFSADKDDVRSGAAANGRMSYVGRLNYRFDERYLLEASFRYEGSTKFPPETRWGLFPAVAVGWRISEESFFKDNVGFMNNLKLRLSAGVVGNDGIGSSQWVRSYSTTNGAYLGGSGLTSAIQNRNEGVASTGVTWEKSSSFNGGIELGFVNNIRMEFDAYYKNTWDILDRPSSSLPQSAGFKNIPSVNYGEMEAWGYDGSVGYTGNIGKDFGYDVGVNMSWGKSKVLKKYQSPGVEGTWEDEIGRMPGGEVGYIAKGIIRTQEELDALLEANPNYTIKGRKPELGMLDFVDVGGPNRSNEPDGKIDGNDQRIIAPAVASLGFGINLGASYKGFRVSTNLGLGGFGTYSFYDKEAMRSPSATLNGPSFWRDHYSADNPNAAYPAPTDYGYNNERSTFWMRDGLTMNLNIVNASYQFPKSITEKIGVPEIRIYFTGRNLWRIINSLEYKDPSLSRFNSYPMMRSFNFGLNISI, translated from the coding sequence ATGCTACAGGTATTTTTGTTTTCCGCCACCTTTTCAGGAGCTTATGCAATAGAGGTATCCTATGGTAGGGCTGTTCTTGCAAAAGGTGTAACAGTGGCTCCGGAAAGTAAATCAAGTGCTTTGATAGGCAAGTACCTCCAGGCCGGGCAGGAAAAGACAATTACCGGTAGGGTAACAGATGATAAGGGGGCGCCTTTGATTGGGGTTACTGTACTGGTAAAAGGGACTACGGTGGCAACCGCAACTAACGCTCAGGGAGATTTCAGTATTGCCACACCTCAAATCGGTGGTAATCTGGTGTTTTCTTTTATAGGGTTTGAGCCTCAGGATGTTTCCATCAACGGAAGGTCTGTCATCAACGTAAGTTTGGCCCCATCTGCCAATCAAATGGAGGAAGTTGTGGTGGTAGGGTATGGGGAGCAGAAAAGAGCCAACGTGTTGGGTGCAGTTGCTACATTGAATCCAGCAGAAGTACAGGACATACCCGCAGCAAATCTAAGTACGCTCCTGCAAGGAAGGATGCCGGGAGTGAACGTAGGACAATCATCCGGTAGACCGGGCGCAGGCACATCCCTAAGCATCCGTACCCGTGGTTCCTGGACTGCAGAAGAACCCCTGTATGTGATTGATGGATTTATCAGAGAGGGTGGTGAGGGTAAAGAAGCCTTCGATTTGTTGGATCCGTCTGAAGTGGAAAGTATATCTATCCTAAAAGATGCCGCTGCCGCTGTTTACGGGGCCCGAGGAGCTGGAGGTGTTGTTCTGGTGAAAACAAAAACAGGTAAGGCAGGAAAAGCGAAAATCAATTATTCAGGATCCTACGGTATAAATGATGCGCGTCAGGTTGTGGATGTCCTTAATGCTTATGACCATGCTTTATTGGTAAACAACAGGTTGAGAATCACCAACCCGACAAATTATGCAACTAACAAAGACTGGTTTACTGATGATGAGTTAGATCAATTTAAAACACTTGATCATAATTGGTTGGATGGTGCCTGGGGCAATTCATCCACTGTTCGTCACACTCTGAACATGAGTGGGGGGAGTAACAGGGTACGATATTTTGGTGGTGGGTCCTATTATAAGGAAAACGGAAATTTAGAAGGAGCGCAATACCAGAAATATACTTTAAGACTTGGGTTAGATGCCGATATCACTGATAATTTAACGGCATCCTTCAACCTAAGCTCCAACAATGACGTCGACAGAAGACCTTTCAACAGAGAAGATGGCGGAAACGATGCCATGGACGGTACGTTTGAGTCTTTGTTGCAGACCCCGCGCTGGATTCCTTCCTATATAAATGGGCTCCCTGTTGGATACAACCAATACCAGCATGCTTTGGAAATCACTAATCGGGGAGGATACTCCAAAAGTGAAGCCACCAGTACTGTCGTGAATGCAGCATTGGAGTACAAAGTGCCCTTTATCCAAGGCTTGAGCTTAAAAGGATCATACAACCAAAGCAAACGAAGTGCAGACGGGAAGTCCTATAGGCTGCCCTATGAACTTTACAGCTTTGTGATGAAGGGAGGAAACAACCACATTTTCACAGATGAAGTAGCCAGAACTACCACAGTGAAAAATGACAATAGGATTTCCTTTGATCACACCACCAGTAAAAATTATCAGTTAAACGCCAATGTGGCCTACAACCGTAGCTTTGGCTTACATAATGTAGGCGCGCTACTAGTTTATGAACAATCAGAATTTGAGTCGGAAAACTTCGATGCGCTCCGCGAGGATATCGTGGTGGAAGACTTTGAACAGTTCGGGGGCTTTTCTGCTGACAAAGATGATGTGAGAAGCGGTGCCGCTGCTAATGGTAGAATGTCTTACGTTGGACGGTTAAACTATAGATTCGATGAAAGGTATTTGCTTGAAGCCTCTTTCAGATATGAAGGTTCTACAAAGTTTCCCCCTGAAACTCGTTGGGGCTTGTTTCCGGCGGTAGCGGTAGGGTGGAGAATTTCAGAGGAATCCTTCTTCAAAGATAATGTGGGTTTCATGAATAACTTAAAGCTTCGGCTTTCTGCTGGGGTTGTAGGAAATGATGGAATAGGAAGTAGCCAATGGGTTAGGAGTTACTCCACCACAAACGGGGCTTATTTGGGAGGGTCCGGGTTAACAAGTGCAATCCAGAATAGGAATGAGGGGGTTGCCTCTACAGGTGTTACCTGGGAAAAATCTTCTTCTTTTAATGGTGGCATAGAACTGGGTTTCGTGAATAACATAAGAATGGAATTCGATGCCTACTACAAGAATACCTGGGATATTCTGGACCGGCCTTCCAGTTCCCTTCCCCAGTCTGCAGGGTTCAAGAATATTCCAAGTGTAAACTATGGGGAAATGGAGGCCTGGGGATATGATGGATCTGTAGGGTATACCGGAAATATCGGTAAGGACTTTGGCTACGATGTTGGGGTGAATATGTCCTGGGGTAAAAGCAAAGTTCTTAAAAAATACCAAAGCCCAGGGGTAGAGGGTACCTGGGAGGACGAAATCGGGAGAATGCCCGGTGGTGAGGTAGGTTATATTGCCAAGGGTATCATCCGGACACAGGAGGAGCTTGATGCTTTGCTTGAGGCCAACCCAAATTATACGATCAAGGGCAGAAAGCCGGAACTCGGCATGTTGGATTTTGTAGATGTCGGTGGGCCTAACAGATCCAATGAGCCTGATGGCAAGATTGATGGCAATGATCAACGGATCATTGCACCAGCAGTGGCTTCCTTAGGTTTCGGCATCAATCTGGGGGCATCCTATAAAGGGTTTAGGGTGAGTACTAACTTAGGATTGGGTGGGTTTGGCACTTACTCGTTTTACGATAAGGAAGCCATGAGGTCGCCATCAGCCACTTTGAATGGACCTTCTTTCTGGAGAGACCATTACAGTGCGGATAACCCCAATGCCGCTTATCCTGCTCCAACAGACTATGGATACAATAATGAGAGGTCTACTTTCTGGATGAGAGATGGACTTACCATGAACCTTAACATAGTGAACGCTTCTTATCAGTTTCCTAAATCAATAACGGAAAAAATTGGTGTGCCTGAGATCAGAATATATTTTACCGGAAGAAACCTGTGGAGGATTATCAATTCACTTGAGTATAAAGACCCGTCACTTTCAAGGTTCAACAGTTATCCAATGATGAGGTCCTTTAACTTCGGTTTGAATATTAGCATTTAA